In the Methanofastidiosum sp. genome, GCCCACTAAAGAACCAACGCCTGCAATCAAACCTAGCAGAATAATATTTTTATTACTAGAAAAAATTAGGATTAATGCAGTCGCAATAGGGGCGGTAAAAGAAAATACATACAATATGCCAGAAATAAATATGCCCAAATAGCCCCACTCTATAAAGCTTTCGGGAATTAAATTACTTAGCCCCCCAAATAGGAAGAAAGTCAATATATAAATTAAGCCTAATGATTTAAATTTTTTATATTTCAACTCATCACATCAAAATAGATTTATTCAGTGTTTTTAAATGAATCTTCAAGAGAAGATAATTTTTGGTAAATTACTTGAATAGCATTGTTTTGTGCATTTAGATTATCCAATATTACCCTAATTTCCTCTTCTGCTTTTAAATTTATCAAATAATCTGTGTGGGCCTCCAATCTAATTTTTGCATCTTGCCTATTCTGGCTCATCATTATTACAGGCGCCGTATAAGATGCCATTAGCGAAACAACTAGATTTAAGAATATAAATGGATAGGGATCCCACTGATTAATCCATGCAGATATATTCAAAGAAACCCATACTAGTAAAATTACAGATTGTACAAATATGAATAACCAAGACCCAATCTTAGAAGTAACCCAATCAGATGCCTTTTCGCCAAATGTTTGTTTTTCATTATATAATTCATTAACATCGCATATCTTTTCATGTTCATGTTTGTAAGGCTCAGGAAAAATTAATTCATCCATATTTTCACCTTATTAATCCTCCTTTAATTCTTAAATTAATTATTTTGTCTATTTAAATGCTTAATTAGTTTAAAATATGGGCGTTTATATTCTTCAAATTGTAAAAAATATTAAAGTTTTAACC is a window encoding:
- a CDS encoding DUF1003 domain-containing protein, yielding MDELIFPEPYKHEHEKICDVNELYNEKQTFGEKASDWVTSKIGSWLFIFVQSVILLVWVSLNISAWINQWDPYPFIFLNLVVSLMASYTAPVIMMSQNRQDAKIRLEAHTDYLINLKAEEEIRVILDNLNAQNNAIQVIYQKLSSLEDSFKNTE